The segment GCACTGCGTCCCACCGACGTTGACCTCGACGTACTCCTTCCCGGAGTCGTTCAGTCGCTTCCCGGCTTCGCTGACCGCAACCCCGATGGCGTCCTCGACGTTGTCGACGTCACGAACCAACCACGCGGCTTCCATCGCAACGAGGTAATTGCTCATACCAAAGCGTGTGGGTTCGAGCAAGGCTAGGTTTGCGGTTCGTCCGCCCCACGACCCGCGCTGGCGTGCCAGACACCCTCCCGCGTCTAGCTTTCGCACGCGACGCACCCGCCCGCGAGCGACGCTGGCTCCCACGGTGGTCGCCGACGGTCGTGAGAACGTCGCGAGTCGCGTCGATACTCCTCGAGCATCATTGCGTAAGTTATGCGTTGGTTCCAGCGACGAGTGGTAAACGACCCGGGTTGGCACGAGGTTGGAGACCCGAAGTGACGGTCGGAGCCCCACTCAGGTCGCCCCGGAGACAACTCCAGTTGAATCGCCCGACTGCAACGCCCCGTGCCAGCCAAACACACGCAGTTCGACGCCCGCCTCGCCCGCCAAGCTTATATACTGGTGCGGGTAGTGTCCGGTCGAAGTTCGATGATAGAACGGGCACTCGCCGCCACGCTGTTCACGCTGTACCAGCTCACCATCGCGATGGGGATCGCGCTGCTCCCCGTCGCACTCGCGACCAGCCGGTTCGGGTTCACGCTCCCGATCCACCGCGTCGTCGACGCCACCGAGCACGCCTACGAGCAAACCGCGCCCTGAACGGGAAAGCCGGACACACCGACGACCGACACGACTCGTTCTTCGACCACGCCACCACGACCAGCCCGCGGTTCGCTCGCCGCTGCTACTCGAGCGACCGCTTTTCCTTCTCGACGACCCGCACCTCGTTCGTCTCCGCGACCGGGTACTCGCCGTCGTCGTCCTTCTCCAGGGATTTCACCATGTCGAAGACGACGTTCAGTCCCGTCGTGACGCCCTCGACGGCCTCCATCTCGCAGCCCGTCTTCCCCGTCGTCTCCACCGCCACCGAGAGCGCGACGGCGTCGTCCTCGAGTGTGAACTCGGTGTCGACGTTCGTGATCGGGATCTGATGACAGAGCGGAACGGTCTCCCACGTGTGCTTGACCGCCTGGATCGCGCCGACGCGAGCGGTCGCCAGCACGTCGCCCTTCTCGACCTCGTCCGCGCGAACCGCCGCGACCGTCCCCGGACGTAGCGAGAGTCGGCCGCGGGCGACCGCTCGCCGCGCGGTATCGGGCTTGTCGCCGACGTCCACCATGCTCGCGGCTCCGTCCTCGACGTGCGTGAGCGCCTCGCGATTCCCGTCAGGCCCATCGGTCTCGACCGATGCCTCGGGGTCCTCCCCGGCGCGGTCCGCGTCCTCAGGCATCGTCGTCACCCCACATCGCGGGCGGGACGGCCGAAAGCAGGTCGCTCGCGAGGAGCCCGTATCCCTGTTCGTCGACGACGGCGTCGCCGGCGCGACCGTTGACGTACGCGCCGATGGCGCCGGCGGTCGCGGCGTCGTGCGTCGAGAACAGCGCCCCGCAGATCCCCGCGAGCACGTCGCCGGTGCCGCCGACGGTCATCCCCGGGTTCCCCGTGCGGTTCACGCGCGTTCGCTCGCCGTCGGATATCACGTCGTGCGCGCCCTTCACGAGCAGCGTCTGCCCGAGCTCGGCCGCGAGGGCTTCGACGTTCTCGGCGCGCTCGCGCCAGTCGTCGGCCCGCTCGCCGCCCATCCCCGCGAACTCGCCCTGGTGAGGCGTACAGAGCAGGTCTGCGTCCGTGTCGACGTCGGGGACGACCTGGAGCGCGTCCGCGTCCACGACCGCGCGACCGTCGTAGAGTTCGAGGAACTCGCGGACGGCGTCGAGCGTGCCCTCCGACGCGCCCAGGCCGGGGCCGATGACGACGCAGTCCGCGTCGAGCGCCTCGTCGAGCAACTGGTCGACGTGCCGCGGGAGGACGAGGTCGCCCGCGAGTTCGCGGACGATCAGGCCTTCCTCGTAGCCCTGGACGGTGTCGGCGACGCGACCGGGCGTGGCGACGAACGAGAGGTCCGCGCCGGCGCGCATCGCCGCCTGCCCGCTGAGCGCCGGCGCGCCCGCGTACGGACCGCCGCCGACGACGAGGACGCGCCCGAACTCGCCCTTGTGCGCGTCCTCCGGCCGGGAGAGCGCCCGGAGGTCGCCGCGTTCGACGAACGTCTCCGCCGCCTCCGGGATCCCGATATCCGCGACCGTCACCTCGGCGGCCACGGCCTCGAGGCCCGGCTTCTGGTCGTGGAACGTCACGACGTGGTCGGCCTCGACTGCCACCCCTTCGGCGTCGCCGGTGTCGGCGTCGACGCCGCTCGGGACGTCCACGGAGACGACCGTCGCGTCCGCGTCGTTGACGGCTTCGGCGGCGGTCGCCTCCGGTTCCCGGAGCGCGCCCGTGACGCCCGTGCCGAGCATCGCGTCCACGACCACGTCGCACTCGGGGAGCGAGAACGTGGTCGAGTCCGCGACCGTCTTCGTGTCGTACTCCGCTCGCTGGAGCGCGTCCCAGTTCTCGCGAGCGATGGTGGTCCCGATCGCGTCCGCGCGACCGAGGAGGACGGTGGTGACGTGGTACTCGTCGAGGAATCGCGCGGCGACGAACGCGTCCCCGCCGTTGTTCCCGCGCCCCGCGACGACGACCACGCGGTCGCCGGCGTCGGCGTGCTCGCGGACGACGCGCGCGACGGCGTGCCCGGAGGACTCCATGAGTTGCTTCCGGGGGACACCGAGCGCCGCCGCGTTCTCGTCGACGACGGCCATCCGGTCGCTTCCAATCATGCGCGACGATTCGGCCGCCGTCGTGAAAAAGGAGTGGTCGGCACGCCCCAGGGGTCAGCGCCGTATCTCGAAGCCGTCCTCGCCCTCGGGGTCGCTCCACTCCACGTCGACTCCCGCGACGTTCGCCGCCGGCGATCCCTCGTGGCAGAACTCGACCATCGCCTCGACGTCGTCTCGGTCGCCCTCGAAGACGGCCTCGACGCGGCCGTCGTCGAGGTTCCGCACCCAGCCGTCGACGCCGTGCTCGCGGGCGGTATCGCGCGTCGTCGCCCGGAAGTACACGCCCTGGACGCGCCCGGAGACGTACACGTGCGCTCGCGTTCGGTCGGTCATGGTCGAGGGTCCATCGTCCTCGGCCCTAAATCTTCGGCAGCCGGCGCCCGTCCCCACTCGCACGCGCCCACTTGGGAACCCTGAAGCCCCGCCCGGTCGAGGGTTCGGGCATGAGCGAGCACTTCGACGAAGCCGTCTTCCGCGAGCGAACCGGGCGCGTCCAGGCCGCGATGAGCGACGCGGACGCCGACCTCGCGGTCCTGTTCCCGAGTTCGAACCTCCACTACCTCGCGGGCTTCGAGGAGGACCCTGCGGAACGCCACCTGTTCCTGTTCGTCCCCCGCGAGGGCGACCCCGCGTTCGTCGTCCCGACGCTGTACGAGACGCAGGTTCGCGCGGAGTCGTGGGTGGAGACGGTACGTGCGTACGGGGACGACGAGGACCCGCTTTCGGTCGTCGAGGACGTGCTCGACGACCTGCTCTGGGGCGTCGACGAGGTCCCGCGCGTGCTCGTCGACGACTCGATGTGGGCGACGTTCACGCAGGACCTCCGCGGCGTCCTCCCGGACGCGAACTGGGGGCTCGCGAGCGAGGCCGTGGCGGACGTGCGGGTGCGGAAGGACGACGCGGAACTCGACGCGCTCCGCCGAGCGGGCAGGGTCGCGGACGACGTCAGCGAGTGGCTGCGTTCGCGCGGCGAGGACGTCGTCGGATCGACCGAAACCGAACTCGCTGACGAGATCGAGGAGGAGTTGCGAGCGCGCGGCGCGAGCGACGTCGCGTTCCCGGTCATCCTCGGTTCCGGGCCGAACGGCGCGATGCCCCACCACACGCACGGCGACCGCGAGATCGGGCGCGGCGACCCGGTCGTGCTCGACTTCGGCGGAACCGTCGACGACTACCCCGGCGACCAGACGCGCACCGTCGTGTTCGCCGGCGACCCACCCGAGCGATTCCGCGAGGTCCACGACGTCGTCCGGGAGGCCCAGCAGGCTGCCGTCGACGCCGTCGAACCCGGCGTCGAAGCCCAGGCTGTCGACGCCGCGGCACGCGAAGTCATCGAGGCCGCCGGCTACGGCGACGCGTTCTTCCACCGGACCGGCCACGGCGTCGGCCTCGACGTCCACGAGTCACCATACATCGTCGCCGGGAACGACCGCGTCCTCGAACCCGGGATGGTGTTCTCGATCGAACCAGGGATCTACCTCGACGGCGAGTTCGGCGTCCGCATCGAGGACCTCGTCGCCGTCACCGACGACGGCTGCGAGCGCCTCAACGACTCCCCGCGCGACTGGCGCTGCGGTTGACGATACCCGCAGCGACGCGAGCACTCGACCACGTCGCTGGCGCGCGCTGGCGAGCCGGTGCTCGCACCGGCGAGCCGACACCGCGTGAGGGACGAGCACCGCGGCGAACGGAGTGAGCCGCGGCGCGCAGTCGGCTGGGGAGGGCGAGGCGCGGTTGCGGCGGCGGTGTGGTTGCGGCGGCGGTGCGGTTGCGGGATTCGTCCAGTGCACCCACCGTGAGCGCTCGGAGAGCGCGAGCGGCATTTTTTCATCAACGTTTTTTCGACGAGTGGTGGCCCGCAGGGCCACCCGAGGAAGAAAAAAGGTTGTCGTAACACTTTGGACGCCGCCCGTCGAATGGTAACGTATGACAGTACCCGTGCGTGCCAGGTATCGCGAAGCGACGCCTGACGACGTCGACGCCGTCAGGGACGTCGCACGGACGACCTGGGAACGCGACTACCCGGACGTGGTGAACAGGGAAGCGGTGACCGACACCGTCGAGTCCTGGTACGGCCACGACCAGCTCGCCGCGGACGTCCGCCGCGGCGACGCACTCGTCCTCGTCGCCGAGACCGACGACGCGAACGCCGAATCGGACGCGGACGTCACCGGCGTCCGAATCCGCGGTTTCGTCCACGGCGTCGTCGACGGCGACTGCGGCACCATCCTCCGCGCGTACGTCCACCCCGACGCACGCGACGACGGACTCGGCCGCGGTCTCGTCGACGCCGCACTCGACGCCTTCCGCGACCGCGGCTGCGACCGCGCCGAAGCGATGGTGCTCGCACGGAACGCCCCAGGGAACGCGTTCTACGACGCCCTCGGATTCGAGCACGTCGCCACCGACACCACGCTCGTCGGCGGCGACGGCTACGACGAACACGTCTACCTCACGTACATCTAGCACGCCCCCACCGCCACCGTCGTCGACACCCACGACACACCCCCCGACATTCACGACCCAGTCGCGACATCCACCACCCACCCGGAACCAGCACCCAGCGTGGCGAACGCTCAAGTCCCGACCGCGCGAACGCACACCCAACGTGACCGACTCACGCCCGCGCTCGCTCGCCGACGTCTGCCCGCCAGACGACCCCGTCCAGGCCGCGTGGCCCGACAACACCTGCTACGGCTGCGGGCAAGCCAACCCGGACGGATTCGGGCTCGAGAGCTACCCCGCACCCGACCGCGACGCCCTCCTCGCGACGTTCGACCCCGAGCCCACGCACGCCGCCGGCTACCCCGACTTCGCGTACGGCGGCCTGCTCGCGAGCCTCGTCGACTGCCACGTCATCTGGACCGCCATCGCGGCCCGGTACGCCACCGAAGGCCGCCGACTGCTCGCCGACGACCCACTACGCATGTACGTCACGGGCGAACTCACGACGCGCTACCTCGCGCCCACACCCCTCGACCGACCG is part of the Halorubellus sp. JP-L1 genome and harbors:
- a CDS encoding acylphosphatase encodes the protein MTDRTRAHVYVSGRVQGVYFRATTRDTAREHGVDGWVRNLDDGRVEAVFEGDRDDVEAMVEFCHEGSPAANVAGVDVEWSDPEGEDGFEIRR
- a CDS encoding NAD(P)H-hydrate dehydratase; the encoded protein is MIGSDRMAVVDENAAALGVPRKQLMESSGHAVARVVREHADAGDRVVVVAGRGNNGGDAFVAARFLDEYHVTTVLLGRADAIGTTIARENWDALQRAEYDTKTVADSTTFSLPECDVVVDAMLGTGVTGALREPEATAAEAVNDADATVVSVDVPSGVDADTGDAEGVAVEADHVVTFHDQKPGLEAVAAEVTVADIGIPEAAETFVERGDLRALSRPEDAHKGEFGRVLVVGGGPYAGAPALSGQAAMRAGADLSFVATPGRVADTVQGYEEGLIVRELAGDLVLPRHVDQLLDEALDADCVVIGPGLGASEGTLDAVREFLELYDGRAVVDADALQVVPDVDTDADLLCTPHQGEFAGMGGERADDWRERAENVEALAAELGQTLLVKGAHDVISDGERTRVNRTGNPGMTVGGTGDVLAGICGALFSTHDAATAGAIGAYVNGRAGDAVVDEQGYGLLASDLLSAVPPAMWGDDDA
- a CDS encoding Xaa-Pro peptidase family protein, with the protein product MSEHFDEAVFRERTGRVQAAMSDADADLAVLFPSSNLHYLAGFEEDPAERHLFLFVPREGDPAFVVPTLYETQVRAESWVETVRAYGDDEDPLSVVEDVLDDLLWGVDEVPRVLVDDSMWATFTQDLRGVLPDANWGLASEAVADVRVRKDDAELDALRRAGRVADDVSEWLRSRGEDVVGSTETELADEIEEELRARGASDVAFPVILGSGPNGAMPHHTHGDREIGRGDPVVLDFGGTVDDYPGDQTRTVVFAGDPPERFREVHDVVREAQQAAVDAVEPGVEAQAVDAAAREVIEAAGYGDAFFHRTGHGVGLDVHESPYIVAGNDRVLEPGMVFSIEPGIYLDGEFGVRIEDLVAVTDDGCERLNDSPRDWRCG
- a CDS encoding PaaI family thioesterase yields the protein MTDSRPRSLADVCPPDDPVQAAWPDNTCYGCGQANPDGFGLESYPAPDRDALLATFDPEPTHAAGYPDFAYGGLLASLVDCHVIWTAIAARYATEGRRLLADDPLRMYVTGELTTRYLAPTPLDRPIELEARIDGDVGRKTDVVCEVRPRGGDPTVEARATAVEMRDPPALDAASDWPHASH
- the moaC gene encoding cyclic pyranopterin monophosphate synthase MoaC, with protein sequence MPEDADRAGEDPEASVETDGPDGNREALTHVEDGAASMVDVGDKPDTARRAVARGRLSLRPGTVAAVRADEVEKGDVLATARVGAIQAVKHTWETVPLCHQIPITNVDTEFTLEDDAVALSVAVETTGKTGCEMEAVEGVTTGLNVVFDMVKSLEKDDDGEYPVAETNEVRVVEKEKRSLE
- a CDS encoding GNAT family N-acetyltransferase, whose amino-acid sequence is MTVPVRARYREATPDDVDAVRDVARTTWERDYPDVVNREAVTDTVESWYGHDQLAADVRRGDALVLVAETDDANAESDADVTGVRIRGFVHGVVDGDCGTILRAYVHPDARDDGLGRGLVDAALDAFRDRGCDRAEAMVLARNAPGNAFYDALGFEHVATDTTLVGGDGYDEHVYLTYI